The DNA region ttctcttttttcttttgCCAGACAACAGTTGACATGAACAAAGGTGGTGGTAATCTTAGTACGGGCAGTGAAACTCTTGTGTAAAGTCTAAAGTTAGTTGTTCACGCTAAAACTCTAAAAGATGGGCAACTCATGAGTGCGCATCTTTTATATGTAGCAGGCACTTGAAACCTGGAATACCATCTAAGTTCCTCCtgcttttttgttttgttttgttttgttttttgtttttgtgtgTAAATAATCATGGTCATTTAGTCATGATCATATCTGTGCACGATATTAATAGATTTGAATGctctaatttatttttcttagagAAAATAAGCAGCAGTTACAAGAAACTTAAGACCATCTCTCATGCATATCCATGAGCTCAGGGCTCAACCTGAGCATGAGCACACAGAACTCCATCTGGTCCAACACACCATCCCGGTCGAGGTCACCCTCCCTCACCATACTCGCCGCCTCCTCCTCGGTGATGCAGCCGCCGAGTCCAAGTGCAGTGGCAGAGCTTCGCCTGAGGCTTTCCGCAGTGATGACACCCTTCGCCGGATCCATGAGCAGTCGGAACCCCTTGCACAGCTCTTCCATCAGCCCCTCCGTGCCTAGCCGCGCCACCATCACAGGCAACAAGTCCTCGAACTCGATCGACGATTCAGGTTTCTCCTCTTCCATGACGATATCTTAGTTTGTAAGTTGGTTGAAGCCATTGCGCGTATATATAGAAATCCAAGGTCGAGGTTTAAGAGGACGGTGAGAAGGAAGTTAAGCTTCTGTGCATTACGTTGCGTGCATGTGAATGTGGTGTCGTGAGGAAGCTTTTTGGAGGCGGTCGCTGcgattatttgtgggaggttcacgAGGAAACGACGGAGGTGAATTAATTAAAGGTGTCCGAGTTAAGTAATGTGGGCATTCCTGTTGCCTTCCTGGAACCTACCTAGGGCTTTCACGCGTTCCGTTTTTAAGCATGGTGCTAAAATTGATATATATGTGAACAAATTCTTTGGAAAATTGATAAACAATCTTGTTGATTATTGTTTGTAGCCACTGAGCTTTCATATGAATTATTGTATCAAAATTTAGCCAGCAATAATTGAATCAACTTTCTTTCTGCTTTGCCCAGGTTGACCAACTTTCTTTCTGTTTTGCAGATAATTATGAAGTTCCCCAGAAATCACTAGGGATCGATCTCATAGTTAGCCACTGCAAATTTAGTGCTTGAGATTGGAACGACGCAGAGCCCTTTGCTTTTAAGATCATCCTCTGATTCATTCATCCTCTACACAAATAATAATCAATAACACTAATTAGCTCTTCCCAATTTTGATACTAATTAATGTTGGATATAAataatgtgaatggagaagaggtggaagagaaaagaggttccattgtgaatgagagtttagtcccacattgagaaTTTCATGacatgttggttggtttatattgattcatatgtATTGAGAATGTGAACAAATGTATGGGGAGAAACTCTCTCTCACACGTGAGTGTGCAGAGGGAGGTGAAAATTTAGGGCCCGAATTTCCATTGAATCATGTTGACTCATGTGAGATGACCATTGAACCGATAAATCATCAtttgctgagttgtgtgctgaacatgggatcagacacgaaacaacagctccttatactcagcaaaatggagttgctaagCGAAAGGATCAAACACTAAAGGAGATGAtaaatgctcttctattaagcttTGGATTGCtagagtccatgtggggggaagctgtgttaacaactaatttaccttttaaataaggtgccccagaagaaaatagataagagcccttatgagttgcgAAATAGAAGACGATCGtcctatatatatttatgaatgtgggggtgtcttgccaaagtgttggtgcctcatccgaaaaggattaagataggactaaagactgttgattgcatatttattggatatacaCAGAACAGCAGTGCTTATCGATTTATTGTGTATGAATCACAAATACTGGAGAtatacaagaactcgataatagaatcgagaaatgtctcgtttttcgagcatgtgtttccgtataagacccaaGAGAATGCTAGCTCCTTAAAGCggacatatgaaacacaaggcgaagaaaATGATGATGAACTAGTCGAGGCTGagcttagacggagcaaaagagctcgggtagaaaaattttacggataagattttatcacttttatgttgaaaagtgagccccgaagttactcaaaAGCAGTAAGCtcatctgatggacctcactagaGAGATGCAATTGTATCTGAGATAGagtctatcttgcaaaatcacacttggaaacTTGTTGATCTTCcttcgggaagtaaaccactaggttgtaagtggatcttcaagaagaaaatgaaatcagatgatacaattgataagtataaggccagattggtaatcaaaggataccgacaacaagaagaccttgattactttgatacgtattttttggtatcgagaataactttcattagagtattgttggctattatCGCTCTATCAGATCTCGAAATATATCAAATTGATATAAAGACTGTCTTTCTAAACGGAGATTTAGAAGAGTAaatctatatggagcaacctgAGGGATTTTCTGTGTCATGACAGAAAAACAAGGTATGTAGATTGATGAAGTCATtttatggcttgaaacaagcaccaaagcagtgacataaaaaatttgataatgccatgaaggaatgtgaattcaagatcaatgaatgtgataaatgtgtctacatgaaagctaCAGaaagtgactatgtcatcttgtgcctctatgtagacgacatacttatcattggaagtaatgat from Zingiber officinale cultivar Zhangliang chromosome 4B, Zo_v1.1, whole genome shotgun sequence includes:
- the LOC121974411 gene encoding calcium-binding protein PBP1-like, translating into MEEEKPESSIEFEDLLPVMVARLGTEGLMEELCKGFRLLMDPAKGVITAESLRRSSATALGLGGCITEEEAASMVREGDLDRDGVLDQMEFCVLMLRLSPELMDMHERWS